One Tenrec ecaudatus isolate mTenEca1 chromosome 12, mTenEca1.hap1, whole genome shotgun sequence DNA segment encodes these proteins:
- the LOC142422311 gene encoding thyrotropin-releasing hormone receptor-like, whose amino-acid sequence MDWHSGRSNGLKRNKGAEVALERDKRVTAQSMIPQPPFPTAICTQRLTPGGQGRCQQLVAPGSSEPPASPVAAAAAARPCAVLEKPIQRWPGRRPSSRQEARVPGAPAQLSSQEFGAQCGQRRMENATAVPERANASGLDVMPRPPLAVQAVTLALVPLVCTVGVAGNGMVILVVVRSRHMVTPTNCYLVSLAAADLLVLLAAGVPAVAEVVARRVWVFGHAGCLGITYLQYVGINASTGSITAFTVERYLAICRPLRAQALCTVARAKRIAALVWLGTGAYCVLWLFLVDTREAAYADGVQVQCDYRVSRSLYLPVYFLDFALFYALPLGLAALLYTLIARALFVGPLPPGDPGRSGSVHQGGPPGQARFSSRARKGALNSRKQVTKMLAVVLVLFALLWLPYRTLVVVNSFLSPPYLNLGFLLFCRLCIYLNSAINPIVYTLMSQRFREAFHRLFRCRLARPRPPPQETLPVYYSAVKDCSRQGLGS is encoded by the exons GGAGCGGAGGTGGCCCTGGAGAGGGACAAGAGAGTGACAGCCCAGAGCATGATCCCTCAGCCTCCCTTCCCCACCGCAATCTGCACCCAACGCCTGACCCCGGGAGGCCAGGGGCGgtgccagcagctggtgg CGCCTGGGTCCTCCGAGCCCCCAGCGTCCCCGGTGGCGGCAGCTGCGGCAGCTAGACCCTGCGCGGTGCTGGAGAAACCAATCCAGCGGTGGCCCGGGAGGAGACCCAGCTCCCGCCAGGAAGCGCGGGTCCCCGGAGCCCCAGCCCAACTCAGCAGCCAGGAGTTCGGGGCGCAGTGCGGACAGAGGCGCATGGAGAACGCCACCGCGGTCCCTGAGCGCGCGAACGCCTCCGGCTTGGACGTCATGCCACGACCTCCGCTGGCGGTGCAGGCGGTGACCCTGGCCCTGGTGCCCCTGGTGTGCACAGTGGGCGTGGCGGGGAACGGCATGGTGATCCTGGTGGTGGTCCGGAGTCGCCACATGGTCACACCCACCAACTGTTACCTGGTGAGCTTGGCCGCTGCAGACTTGCTGGTGCTGCTGGCGGCCGGAGTGCCTGCTGTGGCCGAGGTGGTGGCCCGCCGGGTTTGGGTCTTCGGCCACGCgggctgcctgggcatcacctaccTGCAGTACGTGGGCATCAACGCGTCCACCGGCTCCATCACGGCGTTCACGGTGGAGCGCTACCTTGCCATCTGCCGTCCCCTGCGCGCCCAGGCGCTGTGCACCGTGGCGCGGGCCAAGCGCATCGCGGCGCTCGTGTGGCTGGGCACGGGCGCCTACTGCGTGCTCTGGCTCTTCCTGGTGGACACGCGCGAGGCCGCGTACGCCGACGGCGTGCAGGTGCAGTGCGACTACCGCGTGTCGCGCTCTCTCTACCTGCCCGTCTATTTCCTGGACTTCGCGCTCTTCTACGCGCTGCCCCTGGGCCTGGCCGCCCTGCTTTACACGCTCATCGCGCGCGCCCTCTTCGTCGGGCCGCTGCCCCCTGGAGACCCCGGCCGCTCTGGCTCTGTGCACCAAGGTGGACCCCCGGGCCAAGCACGCTTCAGTTCCAGGGCCCGGAAGGGCGCCCTCAACTCCAGGAAGCAG GTCACCAAGATGCTGGCGGTGGTGCTGGTCCTCTTTGCCCTGCTGTGGCTCCCCTACCGCACCCTGGTGGTGGTGAACTCCTTCCTGAGCCCGCCCTACCTCAACCTCGGCTTCCTGCTCTTCTGCCGCCTGTGCATCTACCTGAACAGCGCCATCAACCCCATCGTCTACACGCTCATGTCCCAGCGCTTCCGGGAGGCCTTCCACAGGCTCTTCCGGTGCCGGCTGGCCCGCCCCAGGCCCCCGCCCCAGGAGACCCTCCCCGTGTACTACAGTGCAGTCAAAGACTGTTCCCGGCAGGGCCTGGGCTCTTAG